A single genomic interval of Pochonia chlamydosporia 170 chromosome 7, whole genome shotgun sequence harbors:
- a CDS encoding glutathione S-transferase (similar to Metarhizium robertsii ARSEF 23 XP_007819160.1) translates to MAAENIILYHYAYSPYARRVSWYLTLRGIPHAQCVQPPTMPRPDISRLGISYRRIPILSIGKDVYLDTRLQLIKLEALDIPNPPLSASQPDQRAIQRLLSTLMTDAGVFGWAASLLPSDLPLLKNPTFQKDRAEFFGSQPKPDPKHVALREVASVFHFLETTLLADGREWILKTPSPSLADIEAVWPLHWMAGIPSALPKEKFGPEVYPLVYAWIQRFDEAVSRAKKALGKPKTLTGEEAESVILESKYNEGEGGVDEGDFEVVKTGLRKGDEITVGPTDFGAVRRDVGRLVALTAEEVVYETRGEKGAVRVHAPRHGFRIRKGREERL, encoded by the exons ATGGCTGCCGAAAACATCATCCTATACCACTACGCCTACTCACCATACGCCCGCCGAGTGTCGTGGTATCTCACCCTTCGCGGCATTCCCCACGCACAATGT GTCCAACCGCCAACAATGCCTCGCCCAGACATATCCCGCCTCGGCATCTCCTATAGAcgcatccccatcctctccatcgGCAAAGACGTCTACCTCGACACGCGCCTCCAGCTCATCAAACTCGAAGCCCTCGACATCCCCAACCCTCCCCTCAGCgcaagccagccagaccagcgTGCCATCCAGCGTCTCCTCTCAACCCTCATGACCGACGCCGGCGTCTTCGGCTGGGCAGcctccctcctccccagcGACCTCCCGCTCCTCAAAAACCCAACCTTCCAAAAGGACCGCGCCGAATTCTTCGGCTCCCAACCCAAACCTGACCCCAAGCACGTCGCCCTCCGCGAAGTCGCCTCCGTCTTCCACTTCCTCGAGACCACCCTCCTAGCTGACGGGCGGGAATGGATCCTCAAAACCCCGTCGCCTAGTCTGGCGGATATTGAGGCCGTGTGGCCGCTGCACTGGATGGCTGGTATCCCGAGTGCGTTGCCCAAGGAGAAGTTTGGGCCGGAGGTGTATCCGCTGGTGTATGCGTGGATTCAGCGCTTCGACGAGGCGGTTTCGCGGGCGAAGAAGGCGCTTGGCAAGCCGAAGACGTTGACgggcgaggaggccgagAGTGTGATTTTGGAGAGCAAGTATAATGAGGGGGAGGGCGGGGTTGACGAGGGGGATTTTGAGGTTGTCAAGACGGGGTTGAGGAAGGGGGATGAGATTACGGTTGGGCCGACGGATTTTGGGGCCGTGAGGAGGGATGTGGGGAGGTTGGTTGCGTTGACGGCGGAGGAGGTTGTTTATGAGACGAGGGGGGAGAAGGGGGCTGTGAGGGTTCATGCGCCGAGGCATGGGTTTAGGATTCggaaggggagggaggagaggCTTTGA
- a CDS encoding SPX domain-containing protein (similar to Cordyceps militaris CM01 XP_006667257.1), which produces MKYGQQLEQESVPEWSFHNLDYNTLKHEIKVHTTRDQAMAIAIPGHQDTSLRKFEDGLYAELCRQHDRVDLFITSKADEISRRLEHLASKIQRWVAKYSDANDSTLSLKRQRRFAKYERELLRCGEEIHALSRFANAQVVAFRKILKKYKKWTGSTTLTSHFNETVLSNPKSFTKRTFVHLQRRHDEILTTLQDTMPHLSEPSSPESDENAAPDLPGQSRPRQVDFEPLPPAQMDSPVKYWNEYDDGSEGGGPEDDYAIYINPEDETGFPGFAYVNAILSLPYEKAKQWFKMRRPGHENRPLLASGPSSHGSLGYASTAVNTDSEEEGYASSDGYPQFGYATHYALPSISEQKVQRYRENVLKWGTLGCFVVSFVLLGIAGVLILTGKRKLRVEVDAGVTVGVMISLFCAGSGLGMTLYRRDPLSIPYKLMVSSAFVASCILNGMLLVLVLGNAP; this is translated from the exons ATGAAATACGGGCAACAGTTGGAGCAAGAGTCTGTTCCAGAATGGAGCTTTC ACAATCTTGACTACAATACTCTGAAGCATGAGATTAAAGTGCACACTACGCGGGACCAGGCTatggccattgccatccCTGGTCATCAAGACACTTCGCTGAGAAAGTTTGAGGATGGTCTCTATGCCGAATTATGTCGCCAACATGACCGAGTTGATCTCTTCATCACAAGTAAGGCAGATGAAATTTCCAGGCGGTTAG AACATCTTGCGAGCAAGATACAGCGTTGGGTAGCCAAGTACTCTGATGCTAACGACTCTACCCTTTCGTTGAAAAGACAACGACGGTTCGCCAAGTATGAACGGGAACTGTTACGGTGTGGAGAGGAAATTCACGCTCTGTCACGCTTTGCGAATGCGCAAGTGGTCGCTTTCAGAAAGATACTCAAAAAATACAAG AAATGGACAGGATCAACAACCTTGACTAGTCATTTCAACGAAACCGTGCTTAGCAACCCCAAGAGCTTCACAAAGCGCACATTCGTGCACTTGCAACGGCGGCATGATGAAATCCTCACCACCCTGCAGGACACAATGCCTCACCTTAGTGAACCCAGCTCCCCCGAATCTGACGAGAACGCAGCGCCGGATTTGCCTGGACAAAGTCGTCCTCGGCAAGTTGACTTTGAACCACTCCCCCCTGCACAAATGGACTCTCCGGTTAAGTACTGGAACGAGTACGATGATGGCAGTGAAGGAGGAGGCCCCGAAGACGACTATGCCATATATATCAATCCTGAAGATGAAACTGGATTCCCTGGTTTTGCATATGTGAATGCCATATTGTCATTGCCATACGAGAAGGCTAAGCAGTGGTTCAAGATGAGGCGTCCGGGGCATGAGAACCGACCCCTTCTTGCTTCCGGGCcgagcagccatggcagtcTCGGGTACGCATCCACCGCGGTTAACACGGATTCAGAAGAGGAAGGATATGCCAGCTCAGATGGATATCCTCAGTTTGGCTATGCGACGCATTACGCCTTACCGAGCATCAGCGAGCAAAAAGTCCAGAGGTATAGAGAAAACGTGCTCAAATGGGGAACTcttggttgttttgtggtgTCGTTTGTACTGCTCGGCATTGCGGGTGTGCTCATCCTCACTGGCAAACGCAAGCTCCGTGTAGAGGTTGACGCTGGTGTGACGGTGGGTGTCATGATCAGTTTGTTCTGTGCCGGCTCAGGGCTGGGCATGACGCTCTATCGCCGAGACCCGCTATCCATCCCTTACAAACTGATGGTTTCGAGTGCATTTGTCGCTTCGTGTATTCTCAACGGCatgcttcttgttcttgtcctCGGCAATGCACCATGA
- a CDS encoding pheromone-processing carboxypeptidase KEX1 (similar to Coccidioides immitis RS XP_001243285.1) has translation MLSSSSRALARSWHALTVLALWPMSVLAEGKSAADFYVRELPGLPKDAPPIKMHAGHIEVVPEHNGNLFFWHFQNNHIANRQRTVIWLNGGPGCSSEDGALMEVGPYRVKSDKTLALNNGTWNEFANLLFVDNPVGTGFSYVDTNSYIHELSTMSTQFVTFLEKFFAIFPEYEHDDLYFAGESYAGQHIPYIAKAILDRNKVKSRKEQWNLSGLLIGNGWISPRDQSDAYLKFSLEKGLIEKGSDASKELHHMQRICDKQLASDPGHVDYNDCESILQRILQVTKKGTGDQACINMYDVRLRDSSPACGMNWPPDLDNVGPYLREPLVMAGLNLDRQRATGWQECNSKVHAAFNNRNSTAAIGLFPDILKEVPILLFSGAEDLICNHIGTEQLISNLDWNGGRGFEVTPGNWAPRRQWTFEGEVAGFWQEARNLTYVLFYNASHMVPFDYPRRSRDMLDRFMKIDISSIGGQPSDSRIDGEKGPDTSVGGATNHTQQHENEAKKKLDAAKWQAYRRSGEVVLVIVIIAASAWGYFIWRQRRKGAAYSALRSDEADQSRTGLAAFHDRQNAGGDLEAAAFDETTVDNIQLQESIGRGGEGKYSIGDDSDEEEEEATKQGHSDKRNL, from the exons ATGCTTTCCTCGTCCTCACGGGCGCTCGCCAGATCATGGCATGCGCTCACCGTTCTGGCACTCTGGCCCATGTCAGTACTGGCCGAGGGTAAATCTGCCGCTGACTTTTACGTCCGCGAGCTGCCTGGTCTTCCCAAAGATGCTCCTCCGATCAAGATGCATGCAGG TCACATCGAGGTCGTTCCAGAGCACAATGGCAACTTGTTCTTCTGGCACTTCCAAAACAATCACATTGCGAACCGCCAACGAACCGTGATATGGCTCAATGGTGGACCCGGGTGCAGCTCCGAGGATGGCGCCTTGATGGAGGTTGGCCCGTATAGGGTCAAGAGTGACAAGACGTTGGCTCTGAATAACGGTACCTGGAATGAGTTTGCCAATTTGCTCTTTGTCGACAATCCTGTCGGTACTGGCTTCAGTTATGTCGACACGAATAGCTATATCCATGAGCTGAGCACCATGTCGACTCAGTTTGTTACCTTTTTGGAGAAGTTCTTTGCTATTTTCCCAGAATACGAGCACGATGAT CTTTATTTCGCTGGAGAGTCGTACGCCGGACAACATATTCCTTACATCGCGAAAGCCATCCTCGATCGTAACAAGGTGAAGAGCCGTAAAGAACAGTGGAACCTTAGCGGCCTTCTTATTGGGAATGGCTGGATCTCTCCACGAGACCAGTCCGACGCATACTTGAAGTTTAGTCTGGAGAAGGGTCTGATTGAGAAGGGGTCGGACGCGTCGAAGGAGCTCCATCATATGCAGAGAATATGTGATAAGCAACTTGCCTCTGATCCTGGACACGTCGATTACAACGATTGTGAAAGCATTCTGCAGAGGATCCTCCAGGTTACCAAAAAGGGGACTGGTGACCAGGCGTGCATCAACATGTACGATGTGCGGCTCCGCGATTCTTCACCCGCCTGTGGCATGAATTGGCCCCCCGACTTGGATAATGTCGGGCCATATTTGCGCGAACCACTGGTCATGGCAGGGCTGAATCTTGATAGGCAACGGGCGACTGGGTGGCAGGAGTGCAACAGCAAAGTGCATGCTGCGTTTAATAACCGCAATTCGACGGCCGCCATCGGCTTGTTCCCTGACATCCTTAAAGAGGTCCCcattcttctcttctctgGAGCCGAGGACCTGATTTGCAATCATATTGGCACGGAGCAGCTGATCAGTAATTTGGACTGGAATGGTGGCCGGGGATTCGAAGTTACGCCAGGTAACTGGGCTCCCCGCAGGCAATGGACGTTTGAGGGAGAGGTTGCCGGTTTTTGGCAGGAAGCTCGAAACCTGACCTATGTTCTCTTCTACAATGCCTCACACATGGTCCCCTTTGACTACCCGCGACGATCACGAGATATGCTGGACCGCTTCATGAAGATCGACATCAGCAGCATTGGTGGCCAGCCTTCAGACAGTCGGATTGATGGCGAAAAGGGCCCAGACACTTCTGTCGGCGGAGCGACCAACCACACACAGCAACACGAGAAtgaggcaaagaagaagctcgatGCTGCCAAGTGGCAAGCATACAGAAGATCCGGCGAAGTGGTACTTGTCATTGTTATCATTGCTGCATCAGCATGGGGATACTTCATTTGGCGTCAGCGACGCAAGGGTGCCGCATACTCTGCCCTGCGCAGCGATGAAGCTGACCAGTCGAGAACGGGACTGGCGGCTTTCCATGATCGTCAAAATGCCGGTGGTGATTTGGAGGCAGCTGCTTTTGATGAAACCACTGTCGATAACATCCAATTGCAGGAGTCAATCGGCcgcggcggcgagggcaaaTATAGCATCGGGGACGacagcgacgaggaagaggaggaggctACCAAGCAAGGACACTCGGATAAGAGGAACTTGTAA
- a CDS encoding zinc knuckle transcription factor (CnjB) (similar to Metarhizium acridum CQMa 102 XP_007810186.1) has protein sequence MGDWGNNNNSNWGSGGGNDSGWNQPIVTCGACSQEGSHEEANCPNKHMEAGDGGVNDKCFNCGETGHRVADCPTPRDTACRYCKQEGHVIRDCPDKPPMVCDNCGQEGHMRKTCENARVINRDHIADVEPQEAIAKMKTACSERDVDDAKEAVQEYVKAVGGDVTYRELQSKFIEEGVNLWLIAAERQLVNVFTNMDLQGNTGKKYSISYRFSEKPERPREAESFPKSREELLERLDDAGEVVDSGLRKCTNCGELGHISKFCTQEKAEKSTAPVISCHNCGAEGHRIRDCPEPRVDKFACRNCGKSGHRASECEEPPNLDNMECRKCGEKGHMGKDCPQGGGRACRNCGQEGHIAKECDQPQNMDNVTCRNCEKNGHFSRDCPEPKDWSKVQCSNCQKYGHTKVRCKEPLVAEDDGGFPDATENASAAPADSPWPSGDGGGQSNGFTVENGGW, from the exons ATGGGGGACTGGggaaacaacaacaacagcaactGGGGGTCAGGCGGAGGCAACGATTCTGGATGGAATCAGCCCATCGTCACTTGTGGTGCCTGCAGCCAGGAAGG CAGCCATGAGGAGGCCAATTGCCCGAACAAGCATATGGAAGCTGGTGATGGCGGAGTCAATGACAAGTGCTTCAACTGCGGTGAAACCGG GCATCGTGTCGCCGACTGCCCTACACCTCGAGACACGGCTTGTCGGTATTGCAAACAGGAGGGACATGTCATTCGGGACTGTCCCGACAAGCCACCTATGGTTTGTGACAACTGCGGTCAGGAGG GCCACATGCGTAAAACCTGCGAAAATGCGCGAGTCATCAACAGGGACCATATCGCAGATGTCGAGCCTCAGGAGGCgattgccaagatgaagactGCGTGCTCCGAACGAGATGTGGACGATGCCAAGGAAGCTGTTCAGGAGTACGTCAAGGCAGTCGGAGGGGACGTTACCTATCGTGAGCTGCAGTCCAAGTTCATTGAAGAAGGTGTCAATCTCTGGCTCATTGCTGCAGAGCGCCAGCTCGTCAAcgtcttcaccaacatgGACTTGCAGGGCAACACTGGCAAAAAGTATTCCATCTCGTACCGGTTCTCGGAGAAACCTGAGCGGCCCCGTGAAGCAGAGTCATTCCCAAAGAGTCGGGAGGAGCTTCTGGAGAGGCTTGACGATGCTGGGGAGGTGGTCGACAGTGGATTGCGAAAGTGCACCAACTGCGGCGAACTAGGACACATCAGCAAGTTTTGCACTCAGGAGAAGGCCGAGAAGAGTACGGCGCCAGTCATCTCTTGCCACAACTGTGGTGCTGAAGGCCACCGTATTCGCGATT GTCCTGAACCACGGGTTGACAAGTTTGCATGCCGAAACTGCGG AAAATCCGGACACAGAGCGTCCGAGTGCGAAGAACCGCCCAACCTGGACAATATGGAATGCCGCAAGTGCGGTGAAA AGGGCCACATGGGTAAAGATTGTCCACAGGGGGGTGGCCGAGCCTGTCGCAATTGCGGCCAGGAAGGCCATATAGCCAAAGAGTGCGACCAGCCTCAGAACATGGACAATGTTACCTGCCGCAACTGCGAGAAGAATGGCCATTTCAGCCGTGACTGCCCCGAACCTAAAGATT GGAGCAAAGTGCAGTGTTCCAACTGTCAAAAGTACGGACACACCAAAGTCCGCTGCAAGGAGCCCCTTGTtgccgaggatgatggtggtttcCCCGATGCTACTGAAAATGCGTCAGCAGCACCTGCTGATTCCCCATGGCCAAGTGGCGATGGAGGCGGCCAATCCAACGGATTTACAGTCGAGAATGGTGGATGGTAA
- a CDS encoding sugar isomerase, KpsF/GutQ (similar to Metarhizium acridum CQMa 102 XP_007810191.1), protein MAENRQAERRPIQTSAVIVLGARHGPALPPPSPPTPCASPSDRALVEPTEPFSLEEQNQQRQQEEYAPKPHQLSHQPCPQESPSKESRLRRGLHVLNTEALALAALAKLYETDLTAREGFDKAVQAITRQELTRGKLIVVGVGKSGHIGKKLVATLQSLDVRAVFLHPTEALHGDLGIIDTHDTLLFITFSGRTQELMMMLPHLDDALPTILLTSHTHHDTCEFIKRRPSTILLPAPIPESEQASFGVSAPSTSTTVALALGDALAITVANEMRHNVSAAFAKNHPGGAIGAAATSASSPQTMRNICIPMTDIPSLKNTHPSSEATGIDLLRAAFDSKSGWVRMGDQVAAPSRIRQISSTGLNQRVEELPNLFVSRHDMITMSCDMTTHRAGNLIRATRGDNIDGISCGPESIICVTEGETIIGVVEACQLLEVTQRQ, encoded by the coding sequence ATGGCCGAGAACCGACAAGCGGAACGCCGGCCGATTCAAACCAGTGCCGTGATAGTACTCGGAGCAAGACATGGACCGGCGCTCCCTCCGCCATctccgccaacaccatgcgCCTCGCCATCAGATCGTGCACTGGTTGAGCCAACGGAGCCATTCAGTCTAGAGGAGCAAAatcaacaacggcaacaagaGGAATATGCGCCGAAACCCCACCAGCTCAGCCATCAACCATGTCCCCAAGAATCCCCATCCAAGGAAAGTCGTCTCCGGCGTGGCCTACATGTTCTGAACACGGAAGCATTAGCTTTGGCGGCTCTTGCAAAGTTGTATGAGACTGATCTAACGGCGCGTGAAGGGTTTGACAAAGCCGTTCAGGCTATCACACGGCAAGAGTTAACAAGAGGAAAGCTCATcgtcgttggtgttgggaaaTCAGGCCATATTGGCAAGAAATTAGTTGCCACGTTACAAAGCCTAGATGTCCGGGCCGTGTTCCTGCATCCAACCGAGGCGTTACACGGAGACTTGGGTATAATTGACACCCACGATACATTGCTCTTCATTACCTTCTCCGGAAGGACCCAAGAactgatgatgatgctgccacaCCTGGACGACGCTCTACCAACCATTCTTCTCACATCTCATACGCACCATGATACCTGCGAATTCATCAAACGACGTCCAAGTACCATTCTCTTGCCAGCACCTATTCCAGAGAGCGAGCAAGCATCCTTTGGCGTTTCAGCACCTTCGACATCGACGACTGTTGCGCTGGCACTAGGGGATGCATTAGCCATTACAGTTGCCAACGAGATGCGTCATAATGTGTCGGCTGCGTTTGCAAAAAACCACCCTGGAGGTGCAATtggcgcagcagcaacatccgcatcatcaccacaaacAATGAGAAATATATGCATTCCCATGACAGATATCCCCTCTTTAAAAAACACCCATCCGTCTTCGGAGGCCACGGGCATCGATCTTCTCCGAGCAGCGTTCGACTCCAAGTCCGGCTGGGTGAGAATGGGAGACCAAGTTGCAGCACCAAGTAGGATTCGACAGATTAGCAGCACTGGACTGAATCAGCGGGTTGAAGAGTTGCCAAACCTGTTCGTATCTCGCCACGACATGATTACCATGTCGTGTGACATGACAACCCACCGGGCCGGCAACTTAATCCGTGCAACTCGCGGCGATAACATTGATGGTATCTCGTGTGGACCGGAGTCCATAATTTGTGTTACTGAAGGAGAGACAATCATTGGTGTGGTGGAAGCATGTCAGCTTCTCGAGGTTACACAACGGCAGTAG